A genomic segment from Cygnus atratus isolate AKBS03 ecotype Queensland, Australia chromosome 9, CAtr_DNAZoo_HiC_assembly, whole genome shotgun sequence encodes:
- the PTX3 gene encoding pentraxin-related protein PTX3 — protein sequence MLPQGVLSLLTLFCVFRASVSVLDEDDDYDLMYVNLDNEIEGPVLGTEETSCDCQREHTEWDKLFIMLENSQMKENMMLQTMDDILKVDLQTLRAELSQLAASLAGTFSTAVEKVTAHVISQVEQALVRSSDQGEEAKGLHESQQGKLLEHVLLLSHNVSNRLSRLESACLRRSEAEAQETAFQQDKFSPSREDNLILNSLWKELQQMRAELKASQKWAAQHLLPAGCETAILFPMRSKKIFGSVHPTAEMTLRSFTACIWIKVTEVLDKTIVFSYGTKKNPYEIQLYLSRESAVLAVGSDQHKLVVKNVIVPGKWIHLCGAWSSDNGTASLWVNGELAGTAAGVADAHTVPDGGILQIGQEKNGCCVGGGFDEALAFSGKLTGFNLWDTVLSTEEIAAQSGEDACSIRGNIIGWGVTEVLPYGGAQYVS from the exons ATGCTGCCTCAAGGAGTGCTTTCTCTGCTTACgctgttctgtgttttcagggcttctgtttctgttctggaTGAAGATGACGACTATGATCTCATGTATGTGAATCTGGATAACGAAATCGAAGGTCCGGTTCTTGGGACTGAGGAAA CTTCGTGTGACTGCCAGCGAGAGCACACCGAGTGGGACAAGCTCTTCATCATGCTCGAGAACTCGCAGATGAAGGAGAACATGATGCTGCAGACAATGGACGACATCCTGAAGGTGGACCTGCAGACGCTTAGAGCAGAACTGAGCCAGCTCGCTGCCAGCCTCGCTGGCACCTTCAGCACTGCGGTCGAGAAAGTCACTGCCCACGTCATCTCACAGGTAGAGCAGGCACTTGTGAGGAGCAGTGACCAAGGTGAAGAAGCCAAGGGGCTTCACGAGTCCCAGCAAGGAAAGCTTCTCGAGCACGTTCTGTTACTGAGCCACAACGTGTCCAACAGACTCAGCCGTCTGGAGAGCGCTTGCCTGAGAAGATCTGAGGCGGAGGCTcaagaaacagcttttcagcAGGACAAATTCAGTCCCAGCAGAGAAGACAACCTCATTTTGAACTCTCTGTGGAAAGAGCTACAGCAGATGAGAGCTGAACTGAAGGCATCGCAGAAATGGGCAGCTCAGCACTTGCTGCCAGCAG GCTGCGAAACAGCAATTCTATTCCCAATGCGTTCAAAAAAGATCTTTGGGAGCGTTCATCCAACTGCTGAAATGACCCTCCGCTCCTTCACTGCTTGCATCTGGATCAAAGTGACTGAGGTTTTGGACAAAACTATTGTCTTCTCCTATGGAACCAAGAAAAATCCATACGAAATTCAGCTTTATCTCAGCCGTGAGTCTGCAGTGCTTGCTGTTGGCAGCGACCAGCACAAGTTAGTTgtcaaaaatgtaattgttcctgggaagtggatccacctctgTGGCGCCTGGAGCTCGGACAACGGGACCGCGTCCCTGTGGGTGAACGGTGAACTCGCAGGCACTGCCGCGGGCGTTGCTGACGCTCACACTGTTCCAGACGGAGGAATTTTGCAGATCGGTCAGGAGAAGAATGGCTGCTGTGTTGGAGGTGGATTTGATGAAGCTTTAGCCTTCTCAGGAAAATTAACAGGCTTTAACCTGTGGGACACAGTGCTCAGCACCGAAGAGATAGCAGCGCAGAGCGGAGAAGATGCGTGCAGTATCAGGGGCAACATCATCGGGTGGGGAGTCACAGAAGTTCTGCCATACGGAGGAGCTCAGTATGTTTCTTAA